The following proteins come from a genomic window of Acinetobacter sp. SAAs474:
- a CDS encoding TorF family putative porin, translated as MSFILNRFNLSVLTLVTSPWLFAEQQSTSEHSISGNIGVISEYILRGNTAAPENDNATIQGGLDYQHASGFYLGYWGSTLGYSLTNWNDTEQKFTGSKAFEHDFYTGYKGTITEDLGYTVGATYYYYYQSDVKSNTWETLIGLNYKNFAFNTQTLLGDVTWGNKGDTYLVASYNHALPKDFSLNALLGAYYYRDKGDFESALNTQKKFAFRHVTLGLSHPLGDTGATVSMDYIIGGKLRDDTSLKNKVVFGIKYQF; from the coding sequence ATGAGCTTTATTCTAAATCGATTCAATTTATCTGTGCTGACATTGGTCACCTCGCCGTGGTTATTTGCTGAACAGCAATCTACGTCTGAACATAGTATTTCAGGTAATATTGGTGTTATTTCTGAATATATCCTACGTGGTAATACCGCAGCACCTGAAAATGATAATGCGACAATTCAAGGTGGTTTGGATTATCAACATGCCTCTGGTTTCTATTTAGGATATTGGGGTTCTACGCTCGGCTATTCATTGACAAATTGGAATGATACAGAGCAAAAATTTACAGGCAGTAAAGCATTTGAACATGATTTTTATACGGGATATAAAGGGACAATTACTGAGGATTTAGGTTATACCGTTGGCGCAACTTATTATTATTACTATCAATCAGACGTTAAAAGTAATACATGGGAAACTTTAATTGGTTTAAATTATAAAAATTTTGCTTTTAATACTCAGACCTTATTGGGTGATGTCACTTGGGGAAATAAAGGTGATACCTATTTGGTCGCTAGCTATAATCATGCGTTACCTAAAGATTTTAGCTTAAATGCACTATTAGGAGCATATTATTATCGTGATAAAGGTGATTTTGAATCTGCGTTAAATACACAGAAAAAATTTGCTTTTCGTCATGTGACTTTAGGTTTGAGTCATCCTCTTGGTGATACAGGGGCAACGGTATCAATGGATTATATTATTGGTGGCAAACTTCGTGATGATACCAGTCTTAAAAATAAAGTCGTATTTGGTATTAAATATCAATTTTAA
- a CDS encoding YifB family Mg chelatase-like AAA ATPase — MSLAKVYTRGLFGIYAPQIEVEVHISQGLPSLTIVGLAEAAVRESKDRVRSAIINSGFQFPTKRLTINLAPADLPKDGSRLDLAIALGILIATEQLPQNATENIEFIGELALDGHLRPVTGALSIAIACQKDAHQLILPLDNADEAAQLNALTVFAAQHLKQVCDHLQQLTLMDAHHLSPQATIASHAPDLAEVKGQIRPRRALEIAAAGGHSILFRGPPGTGKTLLASRLASILPPLNLQENLEVASIYSVANMPHHFGQRPFRAPHHTASAVALVGGGSQPKPGEITLAHLGVLFLDELPEFDRKVLEVLRQPLESKQIIISRASRQISFPANFQLIAAMNPCPCGYAFNQDQRCQCSATTIQRYQQRISGPLLDRIDLHIDVPPLSVDELHRHQVVENSATVQKRVINAYEKQIQRQQCLNMALNPQQLEKFIVLDHVAMQMLQHAQQRLKLSARSYHRVLRVARTIADLADADQVTTTHLSEALSYRHAEH, encoded by the coding sequence ATGTCGCTTGCCAAAGTTTATACCCGTGGCCTATTCGGTATTTACGCCCCACAGATAGAGGTTGAAGTCCATATTAGTCAAGGACTTCCCTCTCTAACTATTGTTGGATTAGCTGAAGCTGCTGTCCGTGAAAGTAAAGATCGTGTACGTTCTGCCATTATTAATAGTGGCTTTCAATTTCCCACTAAACGCCTCACGATTAATCTTGCGCCAGCAGATTTGCCCAAAGATGGTTCAAGACTCGATTTAGCAATTGCATTAGGCATCTTGATTGCCACAGAACAGTTACCACAAAATGCAACAGAAAATATTGAATTTATTGGAGAATTAGCACTAGATGGACACCTTCGCCCTGTTACTGGTGCATTAAGTATTGCAATTGCTTGTCAAAAAGATGCACATCAACTGATCTTACCACTCGACAATGCTGATGAAGCAGCTCAGCTTAATGCATTAACCGTTTTTGCAGCACAGCACTTAAAACAGGTTTGTGATCATTTACAACAGTTAACTTTAATGGATGCTCACCATCTTTCTCCTCAAGCAACGATAGCAAGCCACGCACCTGATCTGGCAGAAGTCAAAGGTCAAATTCGTCCACGGCGCGCATTAGAAATTGCAGCTGCTGGTGGTCACTCTATTTTATTTAGAGGCCCACCGGGGACTGGTAAAACCTTATTGGCTTCTCGCTTAGCCAGTATCTTACCTCCGCTAAATTTACAAGAAAACTTAGAAGTTGCCAGTATTTATTCGGTCGCCAATATGCCGCATCATTTTGGTCAAAGGCCCTTTCGTGCACCACACCATACTGCTTCAGCGGTGGCTTTAGTCGGTGGTGGTTCTCAGCCTAAGCCCGGGGAAATTACTTTAGCCCATTTGGGCGTATTATTTTTAGATGAATTACCAGAGTTTGATCGTAAAGTGCTAGAGGTATTAAGACAACCTCTTGAATCAAAGCAAATTATCATTTCAAGGGCATCTAGGCAAATTAGCTTTCCTGCAAATTTTCAACTGATTGCAGCCATGAACCCATGTCCCTGTGGCTATGCTTTTAATCAGGATCAGCGCTGCCAATGCTCTGCCACGACCATTCAACGCTATCAACAACGGATTTCGGGACCACTACTTGATCGCATTGATTTACATATTGATGTGCCGCCATTATCTGTAGATGAATTACATCGTCATCAAGTCGTCGAAAACTCCGCAACTGTTCAAAAACGTGTGATCAATGCCTATGAAAAACAAATACAGCGACAACAATGCTTAAATATGGCTTTAAACCCTCAACAATTAGAAAAATTTATTGTTTTAGATCATGTTGCGATGCAAATGCTACAGCATGCCCAGCAACGATTAAAATTATCAGCGCGCAGTTATCATCGTGTACTACGCGTTGCTCGTACTATTGCGGATTTAGCTGATGCTGATCAAGTAACAACGACTCATCTAAGTGAAGCCCTTTCCTATCGTCATGCTGAACACTAA
- a CDS encoding MFS transporter, which yields MLQYLRAHPVLMISIAQLFATSLWFSANSAGFDLIREWQIDISDIGLLTNAVQAGFILGTFLIAFSGVADRYQASLIFSCSALFGSIFNLCFAWLSQNIMEALFFRLLVGISLAGIYPIGMKLIIEWAPHKAGQALSQLVAMLTLGTALPYALNSISTDLSWQYIISISSILAIIAAICIFYLGDKQNLKVRQKCRKSSLVSPFSAFKIPRFKAAAVGYFGHMWELYTFWTLVPLLIVKTNIDTSFTMIHSSLLAFFIIAVGAIGCIFGGIFSRYVSNRVVALVALASSGLCCLFFVLGWDIIPTWLLLIILIIWGMTVVADSPQFSALSAQACSIEQLGGALALQNSFGFFLTIISIAITTMAFDQLGINALWIMLIGPVLGILGYIKFDHVKT from the coding sequence ATGCTTCAATATTTAAGGGCACATCCTGTTTTAATGATTAGTATTGCTCAATTATTTGCCACATCATTATGGTTTAGTGCCAATAGTGCGGGATTTGACTTAATACGTGAATGGCAGATTGATATTTCAGATATTGGCTTATTAACCAATGCCGTACAAGCAGGATTTATTTTAGGCACATTTTTGATTGCCTTTTCGGGAGTTGCGGATCGTTATCAAGCAAGTTTGATTTTTTCATGTTCAGCTTTATTTGGCAGCATCTTTAACTTATGTTTTGCTTGGTTATCTCAAAATATCATGGAAGCATTATTTTTTAGATTGCTGGTTGGAATCAGCTTAGCTGGCATTTATCCCATCGGGATGAAACTTATTATTGAATGGGCACCTCATAAGGCAGGACAGGCATTATCACAGTTGGTAGCAATGCTTACACTTGGTACAGCACTACCTTATGCACTCAATAGCATATCCACAGATTTGTCATGGCAATATATTATTTCAATATCTTCAATACTTGCCATAATTGCAGCGATTTGTATATTTTATCTTGGCGATAAACAGAATTTAAAAGTGCGGCAAAAATGCCGTAAAAGTAGTTTAGTCAGTCCTTTTTCAGCATTTAAAATTCCTCGTTTTAAAGCAGCCGCAGTGGGATATTTTGGGCATATGTGGGAATTATATACGTTTTGGACACTGGTCCCTTTACTGATAGTTAAAACAAACATAGATACAAGTTTTACTATGATTCATAGTTCATTACTGGCTTTTTTTATTATTGCTGTAGGTGCAATAGGGTGTATTTTTGGTGGTATATTCAGTCGATATGTATCTAATCGTGTCGTGGCTTTAGTGGCCTTAGCGTCATCAGGTTTGTGTTGCTTATTTTTTGTATTGGGTTGGGATATTATCCCAACATGGCTTTTATTGATCATTTTAATTATTTGGGGAATGACGGTTGTTGCTGATTCACCTCAATTTTCAGCATTATCAGCTCAGGCTTGTTCAATTGAGCAACTTGGGGGTGCTTTAGCGTTACAAAATTCATTTGGATTTTTTTTAACGATTATTTCAATTGCAATCACGACCATGGCTTTTGACCAATTGGGTATAAATGCGCTGTGGATCATGTTAATTGGGCCTGTTTTAGGTATTTTAGGCTATATAAAATTTGATCATGTCAAAACTTAA
- a CDS encoding accessory factor UbiK family protein, whose protein sequence is MIETLLQAILEQMDQPKKDLEHNLRALLNEAVSKMDLVSQDEIERQRTQLHQANLRLDQLLEQIALLETRLSDKK, encoded by the coding sequence ATGATTGAAACTTTATTACAAGCGATTCTTGAACAAATGGATCAGCCTAAAAAAGACCTAGAACATAATCTACGGGCATTATTAAATGAAGCGGTTAGTAAAATGGATTTGGTTTCTCAAGATGAAATTGAACGTCAACGTACACAATTACATCAAGCCAATTTACGTTTAGATCAATTATTAGAACAAATTGCGCTACTTGAAACACGTTTGAGTGATAAAAAATAA
- the glnK gene encoding P-II family nitrogen regulator, protein MKLVTAIVKPFKLDDVREALSDIGVQGITVTEVKGFGRQKGHTELYRGAEYVVDFLPKVKIEIAISDDMVDSVIESITRVASTGKIGDGKIFVTNLEQVIRIRTGETGADAV, encoded by the coding sequence ATGAAGCTAGTAACTGCTATTGTAAAACCCTTTAAATTAGATGATGTGCGTGAAGCATTATCTGACATCGGTGTTCAAGGGATCACTGTAACTGAAGTTAAAGGTTTTGGTCGCCAAAAAGGACATACAGAACTGTATCGTGGCGCTGAATACGTTGTTGATTTTCTACCTAAAGTCAAAATTGAAATTGCGATTAGTGATGACATGGTTGATTCAGTGATTGAGTCAATTACTCGTGTTGCTAGCACAGGAAAAATTGGTGACGGAAAAATTTTCGTTACCAATTTAGAGCAAGTCATTCGTATCCGTACCGGTGAAACAGGTGCAGATGCTGTTTAA
- a CDS encoding ammonium transporter, translating to MKKILFALSLSSALLGGSVVWAEDVSAPATENITVVEVKPAATTALTPEVETDKEPTPVVQAEETLNTGDTAWILISTALVLLMTIPGLALFYGGMVRKKNVLSTMAHSLVAAAIVSIAWVVIGYSLAFSEGNAFIGGLDKVMLSGITTQALTGTIPEILFVIFQMTFAIITVAIISGSVAERMKFSAFVAFITIWVIVVYAPITHWVWGGGWLGSDGALDFAGGTVVHINSGVAGLVAAYMLGKRMGLGRESMAPHNLVLTVIGASLLWIGWFGFNGGSALGANGSAGYALIVTQVAAAAATISWLLVERIIRGKASVLGGASGAVAGLVVITPAAGFVTVSGALVMGLIGGVVCFWAITALKRALKADDALDAFGLHGIGGIVGAILTAFFASDFIMGENAPSNLLLQLWVQVEGVLATIAYSAVLTFIILKVIDLVIGIRVISDDERMGLDLSQHGERVE from the coding sequence ATGAAGAAAATACTATTTGCGCTGAGTTTGTCAAGCGCACTTTTAGGTGGATCTGTGGTTTGGGCTGAAGACGTATCGGCACCAGCAACAGAAAATATCACTGTCGTCGAGGTCAAACCAGCAGCTACAACGGCATTAACACCTGAAGTTGAAACCGATAAAGAGCCAACACCAGTTGTACAAGCAGAAGAAACATTAAATACTGGTGATACTGCCTGGATTTTAATCTCAACAGCACTTGTTTTATTAATGACCATTCCTGGCTTAGCGTTATTTTATGGGGGAATGGTACGCAAAAAAAATGTCCTCAGTACAATGGCACATAGTTTGGTTGCTGCGGCAATTGTCAGTATTGCTTGGGTGGTCATTGGCTATTCCTTAGCATTCTCCGAAGGTAATGCTTTTATTGGCGGACTGGATAAAGTGATGCTGAGCGGCATCACAACCCAAGCACTTACGGGGACAATTCCAGAAATTTTATTTGTTATTTTTCAAATGACTTTTGCCATTATTACTGTCGCAATTATTAGTGGTTCTGTTGCTGAACGAATGAAATTTAGTGCTTTTGTTGCCTTTATTACCATTTGGGTGATTGTCGTTTATGCCCCGATTACTCACTGGGTGTGGGGTGGTGGTTGGCTTGGCAGTGATGGTGCTTTAGATTTTGCTGGTGGTACAGTAGTTCATATTAACTCTGGTGTTGCTGGTTTAGTTGCTGCCTATATGCTTGGCAAACGTATGGGATTAGGACGTGAATCCATGGCACCGCATAATTTAGTACTTACAGTGATTGGTGCCAGTTTACTGTGGATAGGTTGGTTTGGTTTCAATGGTGGTTCGGCTTTAGGTGCCAATGGTTCGGCTGGATACGCCTTAATTGTGACACAAGTTGCTGCGGCAGCGGCGACCATCTCTTGGTTGTTGGTTGAAAGAATCATTCGTGGTAAAGCCTCTGTATTAGGTGGTGCTTCAGGTGCAGTTGCGGGCTTGGTGGTGATTACGCCAGCGGCAGGTTTTGTGACCGTGAGTGGTGCCTTAGTGATGGGATTAATTGGGGGTGTGGTATGTTTTTGGGCAATTACTGCATTAAAACGTGCCTTAAAAGCTGATGATGCACTGGATGCTTTTGGTTTGCATGGTATTGGGGGAATCGTTGGTGCAATCTTAACCGCATTTTTTGCCAGTGATTTTATTATGGGAGAAAATGCACCGAGTAATCTACTGTTGCAACTTTGGGTTCAAGTTGAAGGTGTTTTGGCAACGATCGCTTATTCTGCCGTGTTAACCTTTATCATCTTAAAAGTGATTGATCTGGTGATTGGTATTCGTGTTATCTCTGATGATGAACGAATGGGACTCGATTTAAGTCAACATGGCGAACGTGTCGAATAA